A single region of the Leptothrix cholodnii SP-6 genome encodes:
- the paaZ gene encoding phenylacetic acid degradation bifunctional protein PaaZ, producing MHPSVLQSHIGGRWIGTQAAQTLRSAINGQPVAATHADAIDFGEAVAYARRTGLPGLLALDFQQRAQRLKALAKYLNEHKEQLYAVSAHTGATRTDSWIDIEGGTGTLFAYASAGSNELPSGNLLHEGPVLNLSKKGGFAATHILVPRGGLAVHINAFNFPIWGLLEKFAPSFLAGMPCIGKPATATSYLTEALVRLIDASGLLPAGALQLVIGGTGDLLDRLDGSDVVTFTGSADTAAKLRVHPNIVRHSIPFNAEADSLNCAILAPDVSPDDEEFELFVKEVAREMTVKAGQKCTAIRRAIVPRQHLDAVAEKLRARLAKTTVGDPSLEGVRMGPLASHAQQADVAERVALLLQGCEQVYGAKDGAAPQGTGVAEGAFFSPTLLLSRQPLQHDAVHDVEAFGPVSTLMAYDGIDEALALAARGRGSLVGTLVTKSPAIAARVIPVAAALHGRLLVLDREAAVESTGHGSPLPMLKHGGPGRAGGGEELGGMRAVKHYLQRTAVQGSPTMLAAITGEHVRGAQVIETEVHPFRRHFEELQIGESLLTHRRTVTEADLVNFGGISGDYFYMHFDAIAAKDTQFGQRIAHGYFVLSAAAGLFVSPAPGPVLANYGLDALRFVKPVAIGDTIQARLTAKRKIDRNRVDAKGVGQGVVAWDVEVTNQLGELVASYDILTLVAKRG from the coding sequence ATGCATCCTTCCGTTTTGCAGAGCCACATCGGTGGCCGCTGGATCGGCACGCAAGCCGCACAGACGCTGCGCAGCGCGATCAACGGCCAGCCCGTGGCCGCCACCCACGCCGACGCGATCGACTTCGGCGAGGCCGTGGCCTACGCGCGCCGCACCGGCTTGCCCGGCCTGCTGGCGCTGGATTTCCAGCAGCGCGCGCAACGCCTGAAGGCGCTGGCCAAGTACCTCAACGAACACAAGGAGCAGCTGTACGCAGTCTCGGCCCACACCGGCGCGACGCGCACCGACAGCTGGATCGACATCGAGGGCGGCACCGGCACGCTGTTCGCCTACGCCAGTGCCGGCAGCAACGAGCTGCCCAGCGGCAACCTGCTGCACGAAGGCCCGGTGCTGAACCTGAGCAAGAAGGGCGGCTTCGCGGCCACGCACATCCTGGTGCCACGCGGCGGCCTGGCGGTGCACATCAATGCGTTCAACTTTCCGATCTGGGGCCTGCTGGAGAAGTTCGCGCCGAGCTTCCTGGCCGGCATGCCGTGCATCGGCAAACCGGCGACGGCCACGAGTTATCTGACCGAAGCGCTGGTGCGCCTGATCGACGCCAGCGGCCTGCTGCCCGCGGGCGCCTTGCAGCTGGTGATCGGCGGCACGGGCGATCTGCTGGATCGGCTCGACGGCAGCGATGTCGTCACCTTCACCGGCTCGGCCGACACCGCCGCCAAGCTGCGTGTGCACCCGAACATCGTGCGCCACTCGATCCCGTTCAACGCCGAGGCCGACTCGCTCAACTGCGCGATCCTGGCGCCCGATGTGTCGCCCGACGACGAGGAGTTCGAGCTCTTCGTCAAGGAGGTGGCGCGCGAGATGACCGTCAAGGCCGGCCAGAAATGCACCGCGATCCGCCGCGCCATCGTGCCGCGCCAGCATCTCGATGCGGTGGCCGAGAAGCTGCGTGCGCGGCTGGCGAAGACGACGGTGGGTGATCCGTCGCTCGAAGGCGTGCGCATGGGGCCGCTGGCCTCGCACGCGCAGCAGGCCGACGTGGCCGAGCGGGTCGCGCTGCTGCTGCAGGGCTGCGAACAGGTCTACGGCGCGAAAGATGGCGCCGCGCCGCAAGGCACGGGCGTGGCCGAGGGTGCGTTCTTCTCGCCCACGCTGCTGCTCAGCCGCCAGCCGCTGCAGCACGACGCGGTGCACGACGTCGAAGCGTTCGGGCCGGTCAGCACGCTGATGGCGTACGACGGCATCGACGAAGCGCTGGCGCTCGCCGCCCGTGGCCGCGGCAGCCTGGTCGGCACGCTGGTGACGAAAAGCCCGGCCATTGCCGCGCGCGTGATCCCGGTCGCCGCCGCATTGCACGGCCGCCTGCTGGTGCTCGACCGCGAAGCTGCCGTCGAATCGACCGGCCACGGCTCACCGCTGCCGATGCTCAAGCACGGCGGCCCGGGCCGAGCCGGTGGCGGCGAAGAACTCGGCGGCATGCGCGCCGTCAAGCACTACCTGCAGCGCACCGCCGTGCAGGGCTCGCCGACGATGCTCGCCGCCATCACCGGCGAACATGTGCGCGGCGCCCAGGTGATCGAGACCGAGGTTCATCCGTTCCGCCGTCACTTCGAGGAGCTGCAGATCGGCGAGAGCCTGCTGACGCACCGCCGCACCGTCACCGAGGCCGACCTCGTCAACTTCGGCGGCATCTCGGGCGACTACTTCTACATGCACTTCGACGCCATCGCGGCCAAGGACACGCAGTTCGGCCAGCGCATCGCGCACGGCTACTTCGTGCTGTCGGCCGCGGCGGGGCTGTTCGTCAGCCCGGCCCCCGGCCCCGTGCTGGCCAACTACGGCCTCGACGCGCTGCGCTTCGTCAAGCCGGTGGCGATCGGCGACACCATCCAGGCGCGGCTCACTGCCAAGCGCAAGATCGACCGCAACCGCGTCGATGCCAAGGGTGTGGGGCAGGGCGTGGTGGCGTGGGACGTCGAGGTCACCAACCAGCTCGGCGAACTGGTGGCGAGCTACGACATCCTGACGCTGGTGGCCAAGCGCGGCTGA
- the paaE gene encoding 1,2-phenylacetyl-CoA epoxidase subunit PaaE, producing MTSVLFHSLRVRAIEPDTAEAVIVTFEVPPELRETFGFTQGQYLTLRHHVDGQDLRRSYSICAGVDDGELRVGVRKVKGGVFSNWINAELKVGDRLQVMAPQGRFFVPIEPAARRHHLGIAGGSGITPILSIMKTVLAREPASRFTLIYGNRSLQSTMFKEEIEDLKNRYLTRLVLHHVFSDEHTDSPINEGLMNRDKIGEFLRVLVPAAQIDHAYVCGPFQMNDEAEAAMLAAGVPEERIHIERFGVAQPAGAPVGAVVHEAQPGDAEQARVTIIRDGLSREIVFRREQPSILDCASAAGLEMPFSCTSGVCGTCRAKLLEGQVRMERNFALDKAEVAAGYVLCCQAHPLTERVVLSFDAR from the coding sequence ATGACATCGGTTCTCTTTCATTCATTGCGCGTGCGCGCGATCGAGCCCGATACCGCCGAAGCGGTGATCGTCACCTTCGAGGTACCGCCCGAACTGCGCGAGACCTTCGGCTTCACGCAGGGCCAGTACCTGACGCTGCGCCACCACGTCGATGGCCAGGACCTGCGGCGCTCGTATTCGATCTGCGCCGGTGTCGACGACGGCGAGCTGCGCGTGGGCGTGCGCAAGGTCAAGGGCGGTGTGTTCTCGAACTGGATCAACGCCGAGTTGAAGGTCGGCGACCGCCTGCAGGTGATGGCGCCGCAGGGCCGTTTCTTCGTACCGATCGAGCCTGCAGCGCGGCGCCATCACCTCGGCATTGCCGGCGGCAGTGGCATCACGCCGATCCTGTCGATCATGAAGACGGTGCTGGCGCGCGAGCCGGCCAGCCGCTTCACGCTGATCTACGGCAACCGCTCGCTGCAGTCGACGATGTTCAAGGAGGAGATCGAGGACCTCAAGAACCGCTACCTGACGCGGCTCGTCCTGCACCACGTCTTTTCGGATGAACACACCGATTCGCCGATCAACGAAGGCCTGATGAACCGCGACAAGATCGGCGAGTTCCTGCGCGTGCTGGTGCCGGCGGCGCAGATCGACCACGCCTACGTCTGCGGTCCGTTCCAGATGAACGACGAGGCCGAGGCCGCGATGCTGGCGGCGGGCGTGCCCGAAGAGCGCATCCACATCGAACGTTTCGGCGTGGCGCAGCCGGCCGGTGCGCCAGTCGGCGCGGTGGTGCACGAGGCGCAGCCGGGCGACGCCGAGCAGGCGCGTGTCACCATCATCCGCGACGGCCTCAGCCGCGAGATCGTGTTCCGCCGCGAGCAGCCGAGCATCCTCGATTGCGCCAGCGCCGCGGGGCTGGAGATGCCGTTCTCGTGCACCTCGGGTGTCTGCGGCACCTGTCGCGCCAAGCTGCTCGAAGGCCAGGTGCGCATGGAGCGCAACTTCGCGCTCGACAAGGCCGAGGTGGCCGCCGGCTACGTGCTGTGCTGCCAGGCGCACCCGCTGACCGAGCGCGTGGTGCTGAGCTTTGACGCTCGCTGA
- the paaD gene encoding 1,2-phenylacetyl-CoA epoxidase subunit PaaD, giving the protein MTIEAASADTAGARIARAWQVLAEVPDPEVPAISVTDLGIVREVNAVDGGGIEVVLTPTYSGCPATEVIERSVLDAIEAAGLGPASARMRRDPAWTTDWISADGKRKLREYGIAPPGPTEPGAAVGMTAVVRFQPRRAALINIACPRCGSDHTERLSAFGSTACKALWRCLACREPFEQFKPI; this is encoded by the coding sequence GTGACCATCGAGGCCGCGAGCGCCGACACGGCCGGGGCGCGCATCGCTCGCGCCTGGCAGGTGCTGGCCGAGGTGCCCGATCCCGAGGTGCCCGCCATCTCCGTCACCGATCTGGGCATCGTGCGCGAGGTCAACGCGGTCGACGGCGGCGGCATCGAGGTGGTGCTGACGCCGACCTATTCCGGCTGCCCGGCCACCGAGGTGATCGAACGCAGCGTGCTCGATGCGATCGAGGCCGCCGGCCTGGGCCCGGCCAGCGCGCGCATGCGTCGCGACCCGGCCTGGACTACCGACTGGATCAGCGCCGACGGTAAGCGCAAGCTGCGCGAGTACGGCATCGCACCACCCGGCCCGACCGAGCCGGGCGCTGCGGTGGGAATGACCGCGGTGGTGCGCTTCCAGCCACGCCGCGCCGCGCTGATCAACATCGCCTGCCCGCGCTGCGGCAGCGATCACACCGAACGCCTGTCGGCCTTCGGATCCACCGCCTGCAAGGCGTTGTGGCGCTGTCTGGCCTGCCGCGAACCGTTCGAACAATTCAAGCCTATTTGA
- the paaC gene encoding 1,2-phenylacetyl-CoA epoxidase subunit PaaC, producing MQASVTPSRDPAAQYVLRLGDTCLILAQRLGEWCGHAPILEEDIALTNMSLDLIGQSRALLTRAGQLGAGASGTGVALDEDQLAFLRDERDYVNPTLVELPRGDFAFTVLRNAMVATWLHLMWQRLQASSDAELAGIAGKAVKEARYHQQHAADWVLRLGDGTPESARRMARALGELWRYAPELFEDDAVDAHAAATGLGPASSELLADWLTDMEAILSAAHLSAPAPSAFRSTGKRGVHTEHMGRILAEMQYLQRTYPGGVW from the coding sequence ATGCAAGCCTCCGTGACCCCGAGCCGTGACCCCGCGGCGCAGTACGTGCTGCGCCTGGGCGACACCTGCCTGATCCTGGCCCAGCGCCTGGGTGAGTGGTGCGGCCACGCGCCCATCCTCGAAGAAGACATCGCGCTGACGAACATGTCGCTCGACCTGATCGGCCAGTCGCGCGCGTTGTTGACGCGTGCCGGCCAGCTCGGTGCCGGTGCATCCGGCACCGGCGTGGCGCTCGATGAAGACCAGCTCGCCTTCCTGCGCGACGAACGCGACTACGTCAACCCGACGCTGGTCGAGCTGCCGCGCGGCGACTTCGCCTTCACCGTGCTGCGCAACGCGATGGTCGCGACCTGGCTGCACCTGATGTGGCAGCGCCTGCAGGCGTCCAGCGATGCCGAGCTGGCCGGCATCGCCGGCAAGGCCGTCAAGGAGGCGCGTTACCACCAGCAGCACGCCGCCGACTGGGTGCTGCGCCTGGGTGACGGCACGCCCGAATCGGCGCGCCGCATGGCGCGTGCGCTCGGCGAGCTGTGGCGCTATGCGCCCGAGCTGTTCGAGGACGATGCCGTCGACGCGCATGCCGCCGCCACCGGCCTGGGCCCGGCCAGCTCCGAACTGCTGGCCGACTGGTTGACCGACATGGAGGCGATCCTGTCCGCCGCCCACCTGAGCGCGCCGGCGCCGTCGGCCTTCCGCAGCACCGGCAAACGCGGCGTGCACACCGAGCACATGGGCCGCATCTTGGCCGAGATGCAGTACCTGCAGCGCACCTATCCCGGAGGCGTGTGGTGA
- the paaB gene encoding 1,2-phenylacetyl-CoA epoxidase subunit PaaB, producing MSDVATLANEWPLYEVFVRSKAGLDHKHCGSLHAADARMAIQLARDVYTRRQEGTSVWVVRSDQITASDPGDKDMYFDPMEDKVYRHPTFYQLPKSVDHM from the coding sequence ATGAGCGACGTTGCAACCCTGGCCAACGAATGGCCGCTGTACGAGGTGTTCGTGCGCAGCAAGGCCGGCCTCGATCACAAGCACTGCGGCAGCCTGCATGCGGCCGACGCGCGCATGGCGATCCAGCTGGCGCGCGATGTCTACACGCGCCGGCAGGAGGGCACCAGCGTGTGGGTGGTGCGCTCGGACCAGATCACCGCCAGCGACCCCGGCGACAAGGACATGTACTTCGATCCGATGGAGGACAAGGTGTACCGCCACCCGACCTTCTATCAACTCCCGAAGTCCGTGGACCACATGTGA
- the paaA gene encoding 1,2-phenylacetyl-CoA epoxidase subunit PaaA codes for MYTQAMDTMGKEGADAPKALRSAEEMQLQARFDERIDAGDFIEAKDWMPDNYRKTLTRQISQHAHSEIVGMLPEGNWIGRAPTLKRKAILLAKVQDEGGHGLYLYAAAETLGQSRDQLLDGLHSGRAKYSSIFNYPTLTWADIGVIGWLVDGAAIMNQVPICRCSYAPYARAMIRICREESFHQRQGYDALLVMMTKGTEAQKAMVQDAVNRWWWPSIMMFGPPDDQSPNTAQSMRWGIKRVSNDDLRQKFIDATVDQAKVLGITLPDPDLKWNEARGHWDFGVIDWAEFWRVVGGDGPCNRERLAMRVQAWEDGEWVREAALAHARKHSPDAPTAPQQQAA; via the coding sequence ATGTACACACAAGCGATGGACACGATGGGCAAGGAAGGCGCCGACGCGCCCAAGGCCTTGCGCTCGGCCGAAGAGATGCAGTTGCAGGCGCGTTTCGACGAACGCATCGACGCCGGCGACTTCATCGAGGCCAAGGACTGGATGCCCGACAACTACCGCAAGACGCTGACGCGGCAGATCAGCCAGCACGCGCACAGCGAGATCGTCGGCATGCTGCCCGAGGGCAACTGGATCGGCCGCGCCCCGACGCTCAAGCGCAAGGCGATCCTGCTGGCCAAGGTGCAGGACGAAGGCGGCCACGGCCTCTACCTCTACGCCGCCGCCGAGACGCTCGGCCAGAGCCGCGACCAGCTGCTCGACGGCCTGCACAGCGGCCGCGCCAAATACAGCTCGATCTTCAACTACCCGACGCTGACCTGGGCCGACATCGGCGTGATCGGCTGGCTGGTCGACGGCGCGGCGATCATGAACCAGGTGCCGATCTGCCGCTGCTCGTACGCGCCGTATGCGCGGGCGATGATCCGCATCTGCCGCGAAGAAAGTTTTCATCAGCGCCAGGGTTACGACGCGCTGCTGGTGATGATGACGAAGGGCACCGAGGCGCAGAAGGCGATGGTGCAGGACGCCGTCAACCGCTGGTGGTGGCCGTCGATCATGATGTTCGGCCCGCCCGACGACCAGTCGCCCAACACCGCGCAGAGCATGCGCTGGGGCATCAAGCGGGTCTCGAACGACGACCTGCGCCAGAAGTTCATCGACGCCACCGTCGACCAGGCCAAGGTGCTCGGCATCACGCTGCCCGACCCGGACCTGAAGTGGAACGAGGCCCGCGGCCATTGGGATTTTGGTGTCATCGACTGGGCCGAGTTCTGGCGCGTGGTGGGCGGCGACGGCCCCTGCAACCGTGAACGCCTGGCCATGCGCGTGCAGGCCTGGGAAGACGGCGAATGGGTGCGCGAGGCCGCATTGGCACACGCCCGCAAGCATTCGCCCGATGCACCGACCGCGCCGCAACAGCAGGCGGCCTGA
- a CDS encoding BMP family protein, whose translation MTMTFTRLSRRHLIALGLAAATLAPGLAAAQAKLKVAAIYTVPFEQQWVSRIHKALKAAEARGEIDYKASENVANADYERVMREYANGGNALIVGEVFGVEAAARKVAKDFPKVSFLMGSSGKPQAPNFSVFDNYIQDPAYLSGMVAGGMTKSNKIGMVGGFPIPEVNRLMNAFMAGAKEVNPKVEFTVSFINSWFDPPKAKEAAFAMIDKGADVMYAERFGVSDAAQERKVLAIGNVINTQDKYPDTVVASALWHMEPSIDRALGLVKTGKFTAEDYGPYSLMKNKGSELAPLGSFEKKVPADVVAKMRAKEKAILAGTFTVKVDDSQPKSTAK comes from the coding sequence ATGACGATGACGTTCACCCGACTCTCTCGGCGCCACCTGATCGCGCTCGGCCTGGCCGCCGCCACCCTGGCCCCCGGCCTGGCCGCCGCGCAGGCCAAGCTCAAGGTCGCCGCGATCTACACCGTGCCCTTCGAGCAGCAATGGGTCAGCCGCATCCACAAGGCGCTCAAGGCCGCCGAGGCGCGTGGCGAGATCGACTACAAGGCGAGCGAAAACGTCGCCAACGCCGACTACGAGCGCGTGATGCGCGAGTACGCCAACGGCGGCAATGCACTGATCGTCGGCGAGGTGTTCGGCGTCGAGGCCGCCGCACGCAAGGTGGCCAAGGACTTCCCGAAGGTGTCGTTCCTGATGGGCTCGTCGGGCAAGCCGCAGGCGCCCAACTTCTCGGTGTTCGACAACTACATCCAGGACCCGGCGTATCTGAGCGGCATGGTCGCCGGCGGCATGACCAAGTCCAACAAGATCGGCATGGTCGGCGGCTTCCCGATCCCCGAGGTCAATCGCCTGATGAACGCCTTCATGGCCGGCGCCAAGGAGGTGAACCCGAAGGTCGAGTTCACGGTGTCCTTCATCAACAGCTGGTTCGATCCGCCCAAGGCCAAGGAAGCCGCCTTCGCGATGATCGACAAGGGCGCCGACGTGATGTATGCCGAGCGTTTCGGCGTCAGCGACGCGGCACAGGAGCGCAAGGTGCTGGCGATCGGCAACGTCATCAACACGCAGGACAAGTACCCCGACACCGTGGTCGCCTCGGCGCTGTGGCACATGGAGCCCAGCATCGACCGCGCGCTCGGCCTGGTCAAGACCGGCAAGTTCACCGCCGAGGATTACGGGCCGTATTCGCTGATGAAGAACAAGGGCTCCGAACTGGCGCCGCTGGGCAGCTTCGAGAAGAAGGTGCCGGCCGACGTGGTGGCCAAGATGCGCGCCAAGGAGAAGGCGATCCTGGCCGGCACGTTCACGGTCAAGGTGGACGACTCGCAGCCCAAGTCCACGGCCAAGTGA
- a CDS encoding ABC transporter ATP-binding protein: MSVRRDTGPSAGPPQAGPDPLGGSADVSGGRGAPVLRLQHISKRFGTLVANDDISLELGRGEVLALLGENGAGKSTLVSILFGHYMADSGSIEVFGQPLPPGQPRAALAAGIGMVHQHFTLADNLSVLDNVMLGSEPWWQPWSRRDAARTRLLEAAQRFGLTVQPDARVGSLSVGERQRVEILKALVRGARILILDEPTAVLTPQESEALFHTLAQMVAQGLSIIFISHKLGEVLRVSQRIAVLRAGKLVAQAAAGEVTQARLALWMVGHAIELPARRPAQQVGEALCALDRVCTAAGGRDRLDHVSLELCSGEIVAIAGVSGNGQVALAEVLSGMRAASAGSVRFLDADLSRNPAVLVEQGLARIPEDRHAVGVVGDLPVWENAVSERLRSGAFSRRLLGLRWVRRAAAKAHAQSILDDFDVRGAGPQSPARALSGGNMQKLILGRALRAPDGRPARLIVAHQPTWGLDVGAVAYVQQQLIAARDAGAAVLVISDDLDEVLALGDRVAVMHAGQLTAALPGEQWTRETLGLAMAGVNVGHGHGAPAVAA, encoded by the coding sequence ATGTCGGTACGAAGGGACACCGGACCGAGCGCCGGGCCGCCCCAAGCCGGTCCGGATCCCCTCGGGGGATCGGCCGACGTATCCGGCGGACGAGGGGCACCCGTCCTGCGGCTCCAGCACATCAGCAAGCGCTTTGGTACGCTGGTCGCCAACGACGACATCTCGCTCGAACTCGGGCGCGGCGAGGTGCTGGCGCTGCTGGGCGAAAACGGCGCCGGCAAGTCGACGCTGGTGTCGATCCTGTTCGGCCATTACATGGCCGACAGCGGCTCGATCGAGGTCTTCGGCCAGCCGCTGCCACCGGGCCAGCCGCGTGCGGCGCTGGCCGCGGGCATCGGCATGGTGCACCAGCATTTCACGCTGGCCGACAACCTGAGCGTGCTCGACAACGTCATGCTCGGCAGCGAACCGTGGTGGCAGCCGTGGTCGAGGCGTGATGCGGCGCGCACGCGGCTGCTGGAGGCGGCGCAGCGTTTCGGCCTGACGGTGCAGCCCGATGCGCGCGTGGGCAGCCTGTCGGTCGGCGAGCGCCAGCGGGTCGAGATCCTGAAGGCGCTGGTGCGCGGTGCACGCATCCTGATCCTCGATGAACCCACCGCGGTGCTGACGCCGCAGGAGAGCGAGGCGCTGTTCCACACGCTGGCGCAGATGGTGGCGCAGGGGCTGTCGATCATCTTCATCAGCCACAAGCTCGGCGAGGTGCTGCGGGTGTCGCAGCGCATCGCCGTGCTGCGCGCGGGCAAGCTGGTAGCGCAAGCCGCGGCCGGCGAGGTGACGCAGGCGCGGCTGGCGCTGTGGATGGTCGGCCATGCGATCGAGCTGCCGGCGCGCCGGCCGGCGCAGCAGGTGGGCGAGGCGCTGTGTGCGCTCGACCGCGTCTGCACCGCGGCCGGCGGGCGGGATCGGCTCGATCACGTCTCGCTGGAGTTGTGCAGCGGCGAGATCGTCGCCATCGCCGGTGTGTCGGGCAATGGCCAGGTGGCGCTGGCCGAGGTGTTGAGCGGCATGCGTGCGGCGAGCGCCGGCAGCGTGCGGTTTCTGGATGCCGACCTGTCGCGCAACCCGGCCGTGCTGGTCGAACAAGGGCTGGCGCGCATCCCCGAAGACCGCCACGCGGTGGGCGTGGTCGGCGACCTGCCGGTGTGGGAGAACGCGGTCAGCGAACGGCTGCGCAGCGGGGCGTTTTCGCGCCGGCTGCTGGGGCTGCGCTGGGTGCGGCGTGCGGCGGCCAAGGCGCATGCGCAAAGCATCCTCGACGATTTCGACGTGCGTGGCGCGGGGCCGCAATCGCCGGCCCGGGCGCTGTCGGGCGGCAACATGCAGAAGCTCATCCTCGGCCGGGCGCTGCGGGCGCCCGACGGCCGGCCGGCGCGGCTGATCGTCGCGCATCAGCCGACCTGGGGGCTGGACGTGGGCGCGGTCGCCTACGTGCAGCAGCAGCTGATCGCCGCACGCGATGCGGGCGCGGCGGTGCTGGTGATCTCGGACGATCTCGACGAGGTGCTGGCACTCGGCGACCGTGTGGCGGTGATGCACGCCGGCCAGCTCACCGCCGCCTTGCCCGGCGAACAGTGGACCCGCGAGACGCTGGGCCTGGCGATGGCAGGGGTCAACGTCGGGCACGGCCACGGCGCACCGGCGGTCGCGGCATGA
- a CDS encoding ABC transporter permease has translation MRLERRSQASAAAMLLAPVGAVLFTLAISALLVLWAGAPVGRTFAAMFAGGFGSVFAWSETLTRAVPLILTGLAATVAFKARLFNIGAEGQLYGGALAAVAVGSLFGESGWWSSSWLVFVSMLIAAALAGAALLLGPVLLKVRLGVDEVVTTLLMNFIVLLAVSALLDGPMKDPSALGWPQSVALPAELELARPIEGTRLHSGLFMATGLAGALWLIFKHSVLGFDIRATGANARAAAFAGVPALRTAVLVALLSGALAGLAGAIEVAGRAGYVTLDMSPGFGYTGIVIAMLAGLHPLGVLAASVFVAGVLVGADSMSRAVGVPTYIADVIVATSLIAVLVATLLTQYRLQPRLRTGTST, from the coding sequence ATGAGACTCGAAAGACGCAGCCAGGCTTCCGCCGCGGCAATGCTGCTGGCGCCGGTGGGCGCCGTGCTGTTCACGCTGGCGATCAGCGCGCTGCTGGTGCTGTGGGCCGGCGCGCCGGTCGGGCGCACGTTTGCAGCGATGTTCGCGGGCGGCTTCGGCTCGGTGTTCGCGTGGAGCGAAACGCTGACGCGCGCCGTGCCGCTGATCCTGACCGGGCTGGCTGCCACGGTGGCGTTCAAGGCGCGGCTGTTCAACATCGGCGCCGAGGGGCAGCTCTACGGCGGCGCGCTGGCGGCGGTAGCGGTGGGCAGCCTGTTCGGCGAGAGCGGCTGGTGGTCGTCGAGCTGGCTGGTCTTCGTGTCGATGCTGATCGCCGCGGCGCTGGCCGGTGCGGCGCTGCTGCTGGGGCCCGTGCTGCTGAAGGTGCGGCTGGGCGTCGATGAAGTCGTCACCACGCTGCTGATGAACTTCATCGTGCTGCTGGCGGTGTCGGCGCTGCTCGACGGGCCGATGAAGGACCCGAGCGCGCTCGGCTGGCCGCAGAGCGTGGCGCTGCCCGCCGAGCTGGAACTGGCGCGGCCGATCGAGGGCACACGCCTGCACAGCGGCCTGTTCATGGCGACCGGCCTGGCCGGTGCGCTGTGGCTGATCTTCAAACACTCGGTGCTGGGTTTCGACATCCGCGCCACCGGCGCCAACGCCCGCGCCGCGGCGTTTGCCGGCGTGCCGGCGCTGCGCACCGCGGTGCTGGTGGCGCTGCTGTCGGGCGCATTGGCCGGGCTAGCCGGTGCGATCGAGGTGGCGGGCCGCGCCGGTTACGTCACGCTCGACATGTCGCCCGGCTTTGGCTACACCGGCATCGTCATCGCGATGCTGGCCGGACTGCATCCGCTGGGCGTGCTGGCGGCGAGCGTGTTCGTCGCCGGCGTGCTGGTCGGCGCCGACAGCATGAGCCGCGCGGTCGGCGTGCCGACCTACATCGCCGACGTGATCGTGGCGACCTCGCTGATCGCCGTGCTGGTGGCCACGCTGCTGACGCAATATCGTCTGCAACCGCGGCTGCGCACGGGCACCTCGACATGA
- a CDS encoding ABC transporter permease: MSEFIDIFSQWSFWSAVLRIATPLILGTLGVLLCERAGVLNLGIEGIMVAGAFSGWLAVYSGMGLWAGVGVAALTGAAFGLLHAGLTVGLALSQHVSGLGITMLATALSYYGYRVGFPKVSTPPTITPFAEMSGIGIPVLASQTPLTLLALLLVPLLAWLLQRTPAGLMLRMVGENPQAAEGQGVSVASTRTAAIVAGSALMGVAGSFLTLAAFNAFFFNMVNGRGWVCVALVVFASWRPGKALAGALLFAVFDALQLRLQQSASSLLPYQVYLMLPYLLSIVALVVVARKAAYPQALMKPYRKGER; the protein is encoded by the coding sequence ATGAGCGAGTTCATCGACATCTTCAGCCAGTGGTCGTTCTGGAGCGCGGTGCTGCGCATCGCCACGCCGCTGATCCTGGGCACGCTCGGCGTGCTGCTGTGCGAGCGCGCCGGGGTGCTGAACCTGGGCATCGAGGGCATCATGGTCGCGGGCGCGTTCAGCGGCTGGCTGGCGGTCTATTCGGGGATGGGCCTGTGGGCCGGTGTCGGCGTGGCGGCACTCACCGGCGCGGCCTTCGGCCTGCTGCACGCGGGGCTGACGGTGGGACTGGCGCTGTCGCAACATGTCTCGGGGCTCGGCATCACGATGCTGGCGACGGCGCTGAGCTACTACGGCTACCGGGTCGGTTTCCCCAAGGTCAGCACGCCGCCCACCATCACGCCGTTTGCCGAGATGAGCGGCATCGGCATCCCGGTGCTCGCCAGCCAGACGCCGCTCACGCTGCTGGCCTTGCTGCTGGTGCCGCTGCTGGCCTGGCTGCTGCAGCGCACGCCGGCCGGGCTGATGTTGCGCATGGTCGGCGAGAACCCGCAGGCGGCCGAAGGCCAGGGTGTGTCGGTGGCCTCCACGCGCACCGCGGCGATCGTGGCGGGCTCGGCGCTGATGGGCGTGGCGGGCTCGTTTCTCACGCTGGCTGCCTTCAACGCCTTCTTCTTCAACATGGTCAACGGCCGCGGCTGGGTCTGCGTGGCGCTGGTGGTGTTTGCCTCGTGGCGGCCGGGCAAGGCGCTGGCCGGCGCGCTGCTGTTCGCGGTGTTCGATGCGCTGCAGCTGCGGCTGCAGCAATCGGCTTCGAGTCTGCTGCCGTATCAGGTCTACCTGATGCTGCCGTATCTGCTGTCGATCGTGGCGCTGGTGGTGGTGGCGCGCAAGGCGGCCTATCCGCAGGCGCTGATGAAGCCCTATCGCAAGGGCGAGCGCTGA